From the genome of Nakamurella flavida, one region includes:
- a CDS encoding MFS transporter yields the protein MTRTDTPARPVPPAPPGPSTADLAPGPGPVETTGRVKQPLSVWVLAFAAMVSFMGIGLVDPILKSIAENLNATASDVSLLFTSYLLVTAVAMLITSFASARLGGRLTLILGLGVIIVFACLAGTSSSVAELVGWRAGWGLGNALFIATALAAIVAVAKGGPERAITLYEAALGVGLSIGPLVGAVLGGVNWRWPFFGVGILMSVALLAIVLFLKDRVTVPHRIRPADPIRALGHGGLLVTGIAALLYNGGFFAVLAFVPFVVPFGGYGIGFLFFGWGVLLGICAVWVAPRLHLRFGLPRTFALAMGTFTVLLALIALFVHTPAAVCVLVIACGAPLGVLNTVFTETAMNISPVPRPVASAGYNFVRFLGGAISPFVCGKLGENVSVAAPFWFGAICVAAGLAVLLGFGRRSLRAIERTH from the coding sequence GTGACCCGCACCGACACCCCGGCCCGCCCCGTCCCGCCCGCACCCCCGGGTCCGTCCACCGCCGACCTCGCGCCCGGACCCGGACCGGTGGAGACGACCGGCCGGGTCAAGCAGCCGCTCTCGGTCTGGGTGCTCGCTTTCGCCGCCATGGTGTCGTTCATGGGCATCGGCCTGGTCGATCCGATCCTGAAGTCGATCGCGGAGAACCTGAACGCGACCGCGAGCGATGTCTCCCTGCTGTTCACCAGCTACCTGCTGGTCACCGCGGTGGCCATGCTCATCACCTCGTTCGCCTCCGCCCGGCTCGGCGGGCGGCTCACCCTGATCCTGGGTCTCGGCGTCATCATCGTGTTCGCCTGCCTGGCCGGAACCTCCTCCAGCGTGGCCGAACTGGTGGGCTGGCGGGCCGGCTGGGGTCTGGGCAACGCCCTGTTCATCGCCACCGCCCTCGCCGCCATCGTCGCCGTGGCCAAGGGTGGCCCCGAACGCGCCATCACCCTGTACGAGGCCGCCCTCGGGGTGGGCCTGTCCATCGGACCGCTGGTCGGCGCCGTGCTCGGCGGGGTGAACTGGCGCTGGCCGTTCTTCGGCGTCGGCATCCTGATGAGCGTGGCCCTGCTGGCCATCGTGCTGTTCCTCAAGGACCGGGTGACCGTTCCGCACCGCATCAGGCCCGCGGACCCCATCCGGGCCCTGGGCCACGGCGGCCTCCTGGTCACCGGGATCGCCGCGCTGCTCTACAACGGCGGCTTCTTCGCCGTGCTCGCCTTCGTGCCGTTCGTGGTGCCGTTCGGCGGGTACGGCATCGGGTTCCTGTTCTTCGGCTGGGGCGTGCTGCTCGGGATCTGCGCGGTGTGGGTGGCCCCGCGGCTGCATCTCCGGTTCGGCCTGCCGCGGACCTTCGCGCTGGCCATGGGCACCTTCACGGTGCTGCTCGCCCTCATCGCGCTGTTCGTGCACACCCCGGCCGCCGTGTGCGTGCTGGTGATCGCCTGCGGGGCCCCGCTGGGTGTGCTCAACACGGTGTTCACCGAGACCGCCATGAACATCTCGCCCGTGCCCCGCCCGGTGGCCTCGGCCGGCTACAACTTCGTCCGCTTCCTGGGCGGGGCCATCTCGCCGTTCGTGTGCGGGAAGCTCGGCGAGAACGTCTCCGTGGCGGCGCCGTTCTGGTTCGGCGCGATCTGCGTGGCCGCGGGCCTGGCCGTGCTGCTCGGGTTCGGCCGGCGGTCGCTGCGGGCCATCGAACGCACCCACTGA
- the lxmK gene encoding class V lanthionine synthetase subunit LxmK, translating to MSVIDTLPPAPAVGLPAAPVIAPPPGPEHVPGTPVGTDDDDRPAAIDLDHHPRVRRFLADRGLGALITDRTTSPAGRNAVWIGPSDTGAELFVKQLLGPAEDVPRRMARLVSFQEFADAAFAADEQPGPRLLDVDREAGILVYESFPDAVPGARLVVDEEFTAELAHRVGVALASAHAADPVDGIDDQPLLFPSPTLLEALPSGMFDALSFGELQAWSLLQADPAIATAVRALLADEADAPRVPTHGDFRLDQVLVDGPRVLIADWEEFRLGDAARDVGAFAGEWLYRSVLDIVTTRGGQRPILSDLSHQDILRRGADNLQRLIPFVGHFWRGYREVRPELDPGFTRRATAHAGWHTIDRLLASSSRLSKITGIERAAAGIGRTALISPDRFISVLGLKEAS from the coding sequence ATGAGCGTGATCGACACCCTGCCCCCGGCCCCGGCGGTCGGACTGCCCGCGGCGCCGGTGATCGCACCACCCCCGGGACCCGAGCACGTCCCCGGCACCCCCGTCGGGACCGACGACGACGACCGCCCGGCCGCCATCGACCTGGACCACCACCCCCGGGTGCGGCGGTTCCTGGCCGACCGCGGGCTCGGTGCCCTGATCACCGATCGGACCACCTCGCCGGCGGGCCGGAACGCCGTCTGGATCGGGCCGTCGGACACCGGCGCCGAACTGTTCGTCAAGCAGCTGCTCGGCCCGGCCGAGGACGTGCCCCGCCGGATGGCCCGGCTGGTCTCCTTCCAGGAGTTCGCCGACGCGGCCTTCGCCGCCGACGAGCAGCCTGGCCCGCGACTGCTGGACGTCGACCGGGAGGCCGGCATCCTGGTGTACGAGTCGTTCCCGGACGCCGTGCCCGGCGCCCGCCTGGTGGTGGACGAGGAGTTCACCGCGGAGCTGGCCCACCGGGTGGGGGTCGCGCTGGCCTCGGCGCACGCGGCCGACCCGGTCGACGGCATCGACGACCAGCCGCTGCTGTTCCCGTCGCCGACCCTGCTGGAGGCCCTGCCCAGCGGCATGTTCGACGCCCTGAGCTTCGGCGAGCTGCAGGCCTGGAGCCTGCTGCAGGCCGATCCGGCCATCGCGACCGCGGTGCGGGCCCTGCTGGCCGACGAGGCCGACGCGCCCCGCGTACCGACCCACGGCGACTTCCGGCTCGACCAGGTCCTGGTCGACGGCCCGCGGGTGCTCATCGCGGACTGGGAGGAGTTCCGGCTCGGTGACGCCGCCCGGGACGTCGGCGCCTTCGCCGGCGAATGGCTGTACCGCTCCGTGCTCGACATCGTGACCACCCGCGGCGGGCAGCGGCCGATCCTGAGCGACCTCTCCCACCAGGACATCCTGCGGCGCGGCGCGGACAACCTGCAGCGCCTCATCCCCTTCGTCGGTCACTTCTGGCGCGGCTACCGCGAGGTGCGGCCCGAGCTCGACCCGGGCTTCACCCGGCGGGCCACCGCCCACGCCGGCTGGCACACCATCGACCGGCTGCTGGCCAGCAGCTCCCGGCTGTCCAAGATCACCGGCATCGAGCGCGCCGCCGCCGGCATCGGCCGCACCGCCCTCATCTCCCCCGACCGCTTCATCTCCGTCCTCGGCCTGAAGGAGGCGTCATGA
- a CDS encoding ABC transporter permease: MSTAPSALSATLSLGAHRGWLEYRKSFTNKQDALNYFGISALFLAAAYALRDSEMPGTDVGFGTVFLAGVIGFTVAMGGIVTVAQVLATEREDGTLLRAKALPRGIPGYLVAKAVHTLMITLTNVAIILLPSLFLLDDVRVRSTGDALTLVAVVVVGLLATVPIGAVIGALITSPRAVMGILMLPIMGISLVSGFFSPIATMPVWGQWIAQVFPVYWVGLGTRSALLPESSVGAELGATWRPWEMYGVLGIWAVVGLVVAPLVLRRVARRQSGSRVAQARDRALSTV, encoded by the coding sequence ATGAGCACCGCACCGTCCGCCCTGTCCGCGACGCTGTCCCTCGGCGCGCACCGAGGCTGGCTCGAGTACCGGAAGTCCTTCACCAACAAGCAGGACGCGCTGAACTACTTCGGCATCAGCGCCCTGTTCCTGGCCGCGGCCTACGCCCTGCGCGACTCCGAGATGCCCGGCACCGACGTCGGTTTCGGCACCGTGTTCCTCGCCGGGGTGATCGGATTCACCGTGGCCATGGGCGGGATCGTCACCGTCGCCCAGGTGCTGGCCACCGAACGCGAGGACGGCACCCTGCTCCGGGCCAAGGCGCTGCCCCGGGGTATCCCCGGCTATCTGGTGGCCAAGGCCGTGCACACGTTGATGATCACACTGACCAACGTGGCGATCATCCTGCTGCCGTCGCTGTTCCTGCTCGACGACGTCCGCGTCCGCAGCACCGGCGACGCGCTGACCCTGGTCGCCGTGGTGGTCGTCGGCCTGCTCGCCACGGTGCCGATCGGCGCCGTCATCGGGGCGCTGATCACCAGCCCGCGAGCGGTGATGGGCATCCTCATGCTGCCGATCATGGGCATCAGCCTGGTGTCCGGCTTCTTCAGCCCCATCGCCACGATGCCGGTGTGGGGGCAGTGGATCGCCCAGGTCTTCCCCGTCTACTGGGTGGGCCTGGGGACCCGGTCGGCGCTGCTGCCGGAGTCGTCGGTGGGCGCCGAGCTCGGGGCCACGTGGCGCCCCTGGGAGATGTACGGGGTGCTCGGCATCTGGGCCGTCGTCGGCCTGGTCGTGGCCCCGCTGGTGCTGCGCAGGGTGGCCCGTCGTCAGTCCGGATCGAGGGTGGCGCAGGCCCGGGACCGGGCGCTGAGCACCGTCTGA
- a CDS encoding helix-turn-helix domain-containing protein, with translation MSASAPLGRPVQPPGLRLVTPLGGSPVTPSLAELLRTHRTRIGLTQQQLADFSTVSVRAIRDMENGVTLCPRRETVQLLARSLRLDDAAREDLSLAAGVAAPAAPTGPGVGVVRAGALLGRDRERAELADWFSRGAEPVLTVVGLPGVGKTRLVLELAGAVGHDGSRVLWPGWGGDDGGGADLPDRLVEAAVAELTTAAGGRGAASTRLALRIGAQPALLVLDDPARPPDPRALDQLLGQCPGLRVVLTAVRPPRVTGMRRLVLHGLPTPPDPQDPGWATAPAVRLLTGGPIPGSDPDPGELTPAERADLNAVVEQLDGLPFALTLAAPLVELYGPATLRRCLAEDLLGTLGVGAGAAGSDGTAGAERFRRIRETVDALPATRRRALADLCAVTGPGAPTQDGPVPPTVEMLCRTSGLALPECGRTVDELCAAGLLRRQGPGRFRVVGLVRSLATALPDPTGRPAAVPA, from the coding sequence GTGTCTGCTTCCGCCCCGCTGGGTCGACCCGTCCAGCCCCCCGGTCTCCGCCTGGTGACCCCGCTCGGCGGGTCCCCGGTGACGCCGTCGCTGGCCGAACTGCTGCGCACCCACCGCACCCGCATCGGGTTGACCCAGCAGCAGCTCGCCGACTTCTCCACCGTCAGCGTCCGGGCCATCCGCGACATGGAGAACGGCGTCACCCTGTGCCCCCGTCGGGAGACGGTCCAGTTGCTGGCCCGTTCGTTGCGGCTGGACGACGCCGCCCGGGAGGACCTGTCCCTCGCCGCCGGGGTGGCCGCGCCGGCCGCCCCGACCGGGCCCGGTGTCGGTGTCGTCCGGGCGGGCGCCCTGCTCGGTCGGGACCGGGAGCGCGCCGAACTGGCCGACTGGTTCTCCCGGGGCGCCGAGCCCGTGCTCACCGTCGTCGGCCTGCCGGGCGTCGGCAAGACCCGGCTCGTCCTGGAGCTGGCCGGTGCGGTCGGGCACGACGGCAGCCGGGTGCTCTGGCCGGGCTGGGGTGGGGACGACGGCGGTGGCGCCGATCTGCCCGACCGGCTCGTCGAGGCGGCCGTCGCGGAGCTGACGACGGCGGCGGGCGGCCGGGGCGCCGCGTCGACCCGGCTCGCCCTGCGGATCGGTGCCCAGCCCGCGCTGCTCGTGCTGGACGACCCCGCGCGCCCGCCGGACCCCCGCGCCCTGGACCAGCTGCTCGGCCAGTGCCCGGGCCTGCGCGTGGTGCTCACCGCCGTCCGTCCGCCCCGGGTGACCGGGATGCGCCGGTTGGTCCTGCATGGTCTGCCCACCCCGCCCGATCCGCAGGATCCCGGGTGGGCCACGGCTCCGGCCGTCCGCCTGCTCACCGGCGGGCCGATCCCCGGATCCGACCCGGACCCCGGCGAGCTCACCCCCGCGGAGCGGGCCGACCTGAACGCCGTCGTCGAGCAGCTCGACGGACTGCCCTTCGCCCTCACCCTGGCCGCGCCGCTGGTCGAGCTGTACGGCCCGGCCACGTTGCGTCGGTGCCTGGCCGAGGACCTCCTCGGCACCCTGGGCGTCGGGGCCGGTGCCGCGGGGTCGGACGGCACGGCCGGCGCCGAGCGGTTCCGCCGGATCCGGGAGACCGTCGACGCCCTCCCGGCCACGCGACGGCGCGCCCTGGCCGACCTGTGCGCCGTGACCGGCCCGGGAGCGCCCACGCAGGACGGCCCCGTCCCGCCGACCGTCGAGATGCTTTGCCGCACTTCCGGTCTCGCCCTGCCCGAGTGCGGCCGGACGGTCGACGAGCTGTGCGCCGCCGGGTTGCTCCGCCGGCAGGGTCCGGGTCGCTTCCGGGTCGTCGGTCTGGTGCGCAGTCTCGCCACCGCACTGCCCGACCCGACCGGCCGACCCGCCGCCGTCCCGGCCTGA
- a CDS encoding ABC transporter ATP-binding protein, whose translation MTGRTLSSPARTAERSRESVVEVRDLHLSYGSTPVLRGVDLTVAAGEVVALLGPNGAGKTSTVEVLEGFRSPSGGQVRVLGQDPATADHHWRSRVGIVLQSWRDHGRWTARELLTHVARHYRPYDSPERRRPLPVQTVIDRVGLTDKADCLLQTLSGGQRRRVDVATGVLGDPDVLFLDEPTAGLDPEARRDFHDLIRRQVAESATSVLLTTHDLHEAEALADRVVILAGGRIIADGPPGSLGGTTLVRWTERGRRAQAELSPGEDSTAFIRDLVADPTRDVADVHVTRSGLQETYLAMIKRTARPATADTEIGENA comes from the coding sequence ATGACCGGACGGACACTCTCGTCCCCGGCCCGTACCGCCGAGCGATCCCGCGAGAGCGTGGTGGAGGTCCGCGACCTGCACCTGAGCTACGGCAGCACACCGGTGCTGCGGGGGGTCGACCTCACCGTCGCCGCCGGGGAGGTCGTCGCCCTGCTCGGACCGAACGGGGCCGGCAAGACCTCCACCGTCGAGGTGCTGGAGGGCTTCCGCTCGCCGTCCGGCGGGCAGGTGCGGGTGCTGGGACAGGACCCGGCCACCGCCGACCACCACTGGCGGTCGCGGGTCGGCATCGTCCTGCAGTCCTGGCGCGACCACGGCCGCTGGACGGCCCGGGAGCTGCTCACCCACGTCGCCCGGCACTACCGGCCCTACGACTCCCCCGAGCGGCGCCGGCCCCTGCCGGTGCAGACCGTCATCGACCGGGTCGGGCTCACCGACAAGGCGGACTGCCTGCTGCAGACCCTGTCCGGCGGTCAGCGTCGCCGGGTCGACGTGGCCACCGGCGTGCTCGGTGATCCGGATGTGCTGTTCCTGGACGAACCCACCGCAGGCCTGGATCCGGAGGCCCGGCGGGACTTCCACGACCTGATCCGCCGGCAGGTGGCCGAGAGCGCCACCAGCGTCCTGCTCACCACCCACGACCTGCACGAGGCGGAGGCCCTCGCCGACCGGGTGGTCATCCTGGCCGGCGGCCGGATCATCGCCGACGGGCCGCCCGGCTCGCTCGGCGGGACGACCCTCGTCCGCTGGACCGAACGCGGCCGCCGCGCCCAGGCCGAGCTGTCCCCGGGCGAGGACAGCACCGCCTTCATCCGCGACCTGGTCGCCGACCCCACCCGGGACGTCGCCGACGTGCACGTGACGAGGTCCGGCCTCCAGGAGACCTATCTGGCCATGATCAAGCGCACCGCCCGCCCGGCGACCGCCGACACCGAGATCGGGGAGAACGCATGA
- a CDS encoding AfsR/SARP family transcriptional regulator — protein sequence MDASSLRTGGIRDLSVGYPRTVTAVRRMRGHGLVGRRRRECRIAFDELPPAQSAPSTPSVVLGLLGPLEVIGAASIRVPPGRQQAVLAALALAVGRVVSSDHLVDVVWAQEPPDTARTQVQICVSRLRRLLEPTGATIETQPPGYRLSLAPEALDVHRFHALVRSADRLVLEGQDLEAVTALRSAAALWRGPALSGVDSEALRAQATRLDEDRLVAQESGFEIELRLGRHARLIGEITALVEAHPLRERLRAQLMLALYRSGRQAEALEVYRAFRALLADDLGLEPGPELRELERAILTADASLRAPDPAEAGVLSTGAVSTGALSMPPTDTPTPPVGGPTAFQLPTAPADFVGRTQTLDLVRSVLLDDPTTVGIAVLLGPPGVGKSATAVQAGHLLGAEHFPDGQLYCDLRAIEDDPLSPADVLGRFLRALGVPPPAIPPDAGERGAMFRGMVADRRVLIVLDDAGSEAQVTPLLPGSPQCGVIVTSRSRLTAVPGATCLEIDVLTVPTALRLLSQTLGRERVDAEPEAALALVHATGRLPLALRIVAARLTARSHWPLAGLVNRLADERRRLDELSHGDLTLRAGMSLAHDGFDPLAARTFALLALLTGPTIPAWAAGALVDDDRPFPSDLTEPLVDVHLLDAVGVDVAGETVHRFQELVRVFALEKLAESADAPMQRAAVERFTGGWLTLLTEANARLLGGDFLQIDGGSPRWTPPQGYRERLLADPYRWFETERSALRDVVELAAAHGLVTQCWELVVRASIMLERRGYLTDLAALHACALTAVDAAGDRLGAAALVEVANSGLRDRYDTATRRALLEQALADLLELGNRTGEGLVRRQLAHLLFTTAGDDPAGHAAAVDHGEQALAAFVDRGDLGGQWRTLMLLGREAAGHGATEQGRARLAEALELAHRTGDRRAIAQVLRASAGADTADGRTDLAEEKLTAALELVRELGDPLGEAMVMRDLARVQLGRSRGAEARAALLASRDLFAELRQEAALGEVERMIAALG from the coding sequence GTGGACGCGTCCAGCCTGCGGACCGGAGGCATCCGGGACCTATCGGTCGGCTATCCCCGGACGGTGACGGCCGTCCGTAGAATGCGCGGGCACGGTCTGGTGGGCCGCAGACGACGGGAGTGCCGTATCGCGTTCGACGAACTGCCCCCCGCGCAGTCCGCCCCGTCGACCCCGTCCGTCGTGCTGGGTCTGCTGGGTCCGCTCGAGGTGATCGGGGCGGCGTCGATCCGGGTACCGCCGGGCCGCCAGCAGGCCGTCCTGGCCGCTCTCGCCCTCGCCGTGGGCCGCGTCGTCTCCAGCGATCACCTCGTGGACGTGGTGTGGGCCCAGGAGCCCCCGGACACCGCGCGCACCCAGGTGCAGATCTGCGTGTCCCGCCTGCGCCGGCTCCTGGAACCGACCGGGGCCACCATCGAGACCCAGCCCCCCGGGTACCGGCTCTCCCTGGCGCCCGAGGCGCTGGACGTGCACCGCTTCCACGCCCTGGTGCGGTCGGCGGACCGGCTCGTCCTGGAGGGCCAGGACCTCGAGGCCGTCACGGCCCTGCGGTCCGCCGCGGCGCTGTGGCGGGGTCCGGCGCTCAGCGGCGTGGACAGCGAGGCGCTGCGCGCACAGGCCACCCGACTCGACGAGGACAGGCTCGTCGCCCAGGAGTCCGGGTTCGAGATCGAACTCCGGCTGGGCCGGCACGCCCGGCTGATCGGCGAGATCACCGCCCTGGTGGAGGCCCATCCCCTCCGCGAACGGCTCCGCGCCCAACTGATGCTGGCCCTGTACCGGTCGGGCCGACAGGCCGAGGCCCTGGAGGTCTACCGCGCCTTCCGGGCCCTGCTCGCCGACGACCTGGGGCTGGAGCCGGGGCCGGAACTCCGCGAGCTCGAACGGGCCATCCTGACCGCGGACGCGTCCCTGCGGGCGCCGGACCCGGCCGAGGCGGGGGTCCTGTCGACGGGGGCCGTGTCGACGGGGGCCCTGTCGATGCCGCCCACGGACACCCCCACCCCGCCGGTCGGTGGACCCACGGCCTTCCAGCTGCCCACCGCACCGGCCGATTTCGTCGGCCGCACGCAGACGCTCGACCTGGTCCGGTCGGTGCTGCTGGACGATCCGACCACGGTCGGCATCGCGGTCCTGCTCGGCCCGCCGGGGGTCGGCAAGAGTGCCACCGCGGTCCAGGCCGGCCACCTGCTGGGCGCCGAGCACTTCCCGGACGGTCAGCTCTACTGCGACCTGCGCGCCATCGAGGACGACCCGCTGTCCCCCGCGGATGTCCTCGGCCGGTTCCTGCGCGCCCTGGGCGTCCCGCCGCCGGCCATCCCGCCCGACGCCGGCGAGCGCGGCGCGATGTTCCGCGGCATGGTCGCCGACCGCCGGGTGCTGATCGTGCTGGACGACGCCGGCTCCGAGGCCCAGGTGACACCGCTGCTGCCCGGGTCGCCGCAGTGCGGGGTCATCGTGACCTCCCGCTCGCGGCTCACCGCCGTCCCCGGCGCGACGTGCCTCGAGATCGACGTGCTGACCGTGCCGACGGCCCTGCGGCTGCTGTCCCAGACCCTGGGTCGGGAGCGGGTGGACGCCGAGCCCGAGGCCGCCCTCGCGCTGGTGCACGCCACCGGTCGCCTCCCCCTCGCGCTGCGCATCGTGGCCGCGCGGCTCACCGCCCGGTCGCACTGGCCGCTGGCCGGACTGGTCAACCGGTTGGCCGACGAGCGGCGGCGGCTCGACGAGCTGAGCCACGGGGACCTGACGCTGCGGGCCGGGATGTCGCTGGCCCACGACGGTTTCGACCCGCTCGCCGCCCGCACCTTCGCGCTGCTGGCCCTGCTCACCGGACCGACGATCCCGGCGTGGGCGGCCGGGGCGCTGGTCGACGACGACCGGCCGTTCCCGTCCGACCTGACCGAACCGCTGGTCGACGTGCACCTGCTGGATGCGGTCGGGGTGGACGTGGCCGGCGAGACGGTGCATCGGTTCCAGGAACTCGTCCGGGTCTTCGCTCTGGAGAAGCTGGCCGAGAGCGCCGACGCGCCGATGCAGCGGGCGGCGGTGGAACGGTTCACCGGCGGGTGGCTGACCCTGCTGACCGAGGCGAACGCCCGCCTGCTCGGCGGGGACTTCCTGCAGATCGACGGCGGGTCGCCGCGGTGGACGCCGCCGCAGGGGTACCGGGAACGTCTGCTGGCCGACCCCTACCGGTGGTTCGAGACCGAGCGCAGTGCGCTGCGCGACGTGGTCGAGCTGGCCGCGGCCCACGGTCTGGTCACCCAGTGCTGGGAACTGGTGGTGCGGGCCTCGATCATGCTGGAGCGCCGCGGATACCTGACCGACCTGGCCGCCCTGCACGCCTGCGCGCTCACCGCCGTGGACGCCGCGGGCGACCGGCTGGGCGCCGCCGCCCTGGTCGAGGTGGCGAACAGCGGGCTGCGCGACCGCTACGACACCGCCACCCGACGGGCGCTGCTGGAGCAGGCCCTGGCCGATCTGCTCGAGCTGGGCAACCGGACCGGGGAGGGGCTGGTCCGGCGTCAGCTCGCCCATCTGCTGTTCACCACGGCGGGTGACGACCCCGCCGGACATGCGGCGGCGGTGGACCACGGGGAACAGGCACTGGCGGCCTTCGTCGACCGGGGTGACCTGGGCGGTCAGTGGCGCACCCTGATGCTGCTGGGGCGGGAGGCCGCCGGGCACGGGGCGACCGAGCAGGGTCGGGCCCGACTGGCCGAGGCGCTGGAGCTCGCCCACCGGACCGGGGACCGCCGCGCCATCGCCCAGGTGCTGCGTGCGTCGGCCGGGGCCGACACTGCCGACGGTCGCACCGATCTCGCCGAGGAGAAGCTGACCGCGGCGCTGGAGCTCGTCCGCGAACTCGGTGACCCGCTGGGCGAGGCCATGGTGATGCGGGACCTGGCCCGCGTCCAGCTGGGGCGCAGCCGTGGGGCCGAGGCCCGCGCCGCCCTGCTGGCCTCCCGCGACCTGTTCGCCGAACTGCGCCAGGAGGCGGCGCTCGGCGAGGTCGAGCGGATGATCGCCGCACTCGGCTGA